The Schistocerca serialis cubense isolate TAMUIC-IGC-003099 unplaced genomic scaffold, iqSchSeri2.2 HiC_scaffold_1362, whole genome shotgun sequence genome includes a window with the following:
- the LOC126440358 gene encoding uncharacterized protein LOC126440358: MGHPEMRLFCTWHVDRAWRAKIKSKIRSLDKRNEVYKLVKSLMQVRDVAVFQESLVKALQNLNSDPETSEFGHYFKTYYEKNVKCWAYCHRMRSGLNTNMHLESMHKTLKYIHANAKQVKRLDKGISALMSLVTAKLFDRLIVNVKGKLTSKMKNIRRKHKCSILMNKDSIRKVGRGWEVPATKSHEVYLVQENNIFCNCKLVCTDCKVCIHRYSCTCIDYSIKLNMCKHIHNVCQLDSTEQNPFEISELQDAVATDVGDMSCINEKEVILKQVSGNANSCTPEALAEEKRKIISRFSEIVSGMSATEVQLANKMVTSLKVNVGAVRTSSGISFIIPQRSLKRKLLPQRRLFSTKKTSSSKRISMAVPNAEETNNILRTLLDEDL; the protein is encoded by the coding sequence ATGGGACATCCTGAAATGAGACTTTTCTGTACCTGGCACGTCGATAGAGCCTGGAGGGCCAAGATTAAGAGCAAAATTAGAAGTTTGGACAAGAGAAACGAGGTGTACAaacttgttaaatcgttaatgcagGTAAGAGATGTTGCTGTGTTTCAAGAATCGTTGGTAAAAGCATTGCAGAACCTCAACAGCGATCCAGAGACTTCAGAATTTGGTCACTATTTCAAGACGtattatgaaaaaaatgtgaagtgttGGGCATATTGTCATAGGATGCGATCTGGACTCAACACAAACATGCACCTGGAGAGCATGCATAAGACATTGAAATATATACATGCTAATGCAAAGCAGGTAAAACGTTTGGACAAAGGTATATCCGCTTTGATGTCGCTTGTAACAGCAAAGCTGTTTGACAGGCTCATTGTCAACGTGAAAGGGAAGctaacaagtaaaatgaaaaacattcgCCGTAAACACAAATGCAGCATTCTGATGAATAAGGACTCAATTAGGAAGGTAGGCAGAGGTTGGGAAGTACCAGCCACAAAATCACATGAAGTTTACCTTGTACAAGAAAATAATATCTTCTGTAACTGTAAATTAGTGTGCACTGACTGTAAAGTGTGCATTCATAGGTATTCCTGCACGTGTATTGATTATAGCATTAAGTTAAATATGTGCAAGCATATACATAATGTTTGCCAACTAGACAGTACAGAACAAAATCCTTTTGAAATTTCTGAATTACAAGATGCAGTAGCTACAGATGTTGGAGATATGTCTTGCATTAATGAGAAAGAAGTGATTTTGAAGCAAGTAAGTGGAAATGCTAATTCCTGCACCCCAGAAGCATTggcagaagagaagagaaaaattatttctaggttttcagaaatTGTTTCTGGTATGTCAGCTACTGAAGTTCAGCTGGCTAACAAAATGGTGACTTCGTTGAAGGTTAATGTAGGTGCTGTTCGCACCAGTAGTGGTATCTCTTTCATTATCCCACAAAGAAGTCTCAAGAGGAAACTTTTGCCCCAGAGGAGGCTGTTTTCAACAAAGAAGACAAGTTCTTCAAAACGCATATCCATGGCAGTTCCTAATGCAGAAGAAACCAACAACATCCTGAGAACACTTCTGGATGAAGATTTATAG